A genome region from Brassica oleracea var. oleracea cultivar TO1000 chromosome C2, BOL, whole genome shotgun sequence includes the following:
- the LOC106323772 gene encoding glutathione S-transferase T3-like has protein sequence MDSTNPYSQNANFVDLLNSQQDGFPPQTFSRESCSQLPIFSTQCTEPSSLGEDTPSERKEINKWSLTEDVVLISAWLNTSNDPVVGNEQKDAAFWKRIADYFAASPKVQGSEKRWFNQFKLAHEIFFNDHKIKFNLRHVWDELRYDQKWCEASSSKIDGCCKKRKCDDGAQSSSSYATTNDAEQRHPGVKASKRGSGKRIGEALKGVSEFQNLWAIKEKDLEGKERLSKMGLLETLIAKKETLSDFE, from the exons ATGGATTCTACGAATCCATATAGTCAAAACGCCAACTTTGTTGATCTGTTGAACAGTCAACAAGATGGTTTCCCTCCTCAAACCTTTTCCCGTGAGAGTTGTTCACAACTCCCTATTTTTAGTACTCAATGTACTGAACCTTCAAGTTTGGGTGAAGACACACCATCAGAGAGAAAAGAAATAAATAAATGGAGTCTCACCGAGGATGTTGTGCTTATTAGCGCATGGTTGAACACCAGCAATGACCCTGTTGTAGGCAATGAACAAAAAGATGCTGCTTTCTGGAAGCGTATAGCTGATTACTTTGCAGCTAGTCCAAAAGTTCAAGGCAGTGAAAAGCGATGGTTTAACCAGT TTAAACTAGCACACGAGATCTTCTTCAATGATCACAAGATCAAATTTAATCTTCGACATGTGTGGGACGAGCTAAGGTATGACCAGAAATGGTGTGAAGCATCTAGCAGTAAGATTGATGGATGCTGTAAGAAGAGAAAGTGTGACGATGGTGCTCAGTCCTCAAGCTCTTACGCAACTACCAATGATGCTGAGCAACGTCATCCTGGTGTCAAGGCCTCGAAACGAGGAAGTGGTAAGAGAATCGGTGAAGCCCTCAAGGGTGTCTCTGAGTTTCAGAATTTGTGGGCAATTAAGGAGAAAGATTTGGAAGGGAAAGAGAGACTGTCCAAGATGGGGCTGCTTGAGACTCTCATTGCCAAAAAAGAGACATTATCTGACTTTGAATAA